DNA sequence from the Pomacea canaliculata isolate SZHN2017 linkage group LG7, ASM307304v1, whole genome shotgun sequence genome:
TCAAAAGAATCTGCAGCAAAAAGGAACTGAACATGATGCCATGCAGTCCCTGAAGTCACTATTAAAACTATTCAAAGTATTTTCACTAGTCTCACATTATATCATGCAAGAAATTCATGTATGTTTTGCTGTCAGGCAATTTcaaaaaaacagtaaataccTATTATTTTCTAAAAGGATGTTTTAATATCGTTATTtactataaaacatttaacattaaatatGCTGACAAAAATAGATCAACATTACTGATTGGCCACACTCACAACCCCTACCAAGTAGTTTTTCCAatcacatatgcacacacacacacaatgaaagaaaaatctctgTGTATCCGTACCTTCCACGATACCTTTCAACCATAGGTTTTGAAGCCAGAGTAAAAGGCCGCACCAGCGAACGGAAAACACCTCTTTTTGAGTTGGAAATACTTGTACAGGCTAACAGAAGGGTCTGTAAAAAGGTCACCACAGAAAAGACCGGAGTTTCTCTGCAAGTATTCAGCCATTTGTTCTGGTGTTGAGCTTCCAATGAAAATCAGGCGAGTTTTGGTGGAGGAGAGAACATCCGACAGATAGGACAGGCCTGTACTTTGAGTAAGCTGTGgacacaaaatacagaaacCTAAATCTAGTAACGTATCTCTCTCCTCAAAATAAATCAACTTACAGTTTAGTGATCCAAGGAACCAAGTCGAAACggtaattttttaattgttctgttTATAGCCACCCCATTCATGAAACAAATTTGATAAACAACCATCTCTACTAATGATCCTACCTCTTCTCGAAAGGATGAAAAAACTAgctcacaacaaaaacaaactacaaaaaagttTCCATGGTAAAAAGTtgtcaactcttttttttattttgcatttcgCGTTTCATAAtgtcatttaagaaaatttacCAAGCCACTCATGCAAAGTTGCGCAGAAAAACCACCAAAGAATATTTATCATCCCCCATTGGAAGAATGGAGGAGGCAGAAACTTTCAATCCTGTTGAATCGAAAATTTCCAATTGATCGAGACTTGACGGCAAGTCAGCAGCGGCCATCTTTGAAGAGCACTGTTAAGGGGGACAATCCATGTACACTTAGATTTGCTAACCTTCAAAGATGATTTTCGAAAAAACATGTAATTTTACTATTTCAAATCGTTTGCAGAATACTTAAGGCCTTTAATCATTAAACTtcctcgaatttttttttactggtacttctttaatttttatcacacttttaatttttctgaagcaagaaaaatgtcaaggCTTTTTAGAAGTAAAACCTTCAACCCAAGAGGTTCAACCATACAGATTCATGGTTCAACTTTGGTTCATTCtcaaggatgatgatgaagtatgAAATGTTGCGGAAACAAATACGGAGCTTAGGGCACACATGAAAGGacttgcatgaaaaaaaaaaattttcaacagttgttttatttttgcatgcacaatgttaaacaatattttatgagaTTCATGCTCACGGTCAAACATTTATTAGATTCACAATTACCCAGATTAGCCAGGCCTGACGAGATTGGGTGGGGGGAACAAGTGGATCTGATGTACCTGTACCTGCGAAAGGGCCAGCCTTGGTCTGGATATTTTCCCTTTTGCCTTTTAAAGGAAGGTTGAAGCAACATTCTTTACTCTGGGGATTTTTGTCCTATGGAGCGGGTTCTACAACTTTGATcctttaatgtcttttttccaCATTTCCTGACCACTCGCATAAACAACTCTATGTAAAAGTAGTAATGTAGCCAGAGAGATCATCTACCCGGGGCCTGTGCTGGCTCTCAGTTGCCCTGGTTGTAGCTACTAATTAAAGCACAAATTTGTATtactggcagacaatttttttccagttaacttctaaacgaggcaggtgtgtagaaagcttccagtttagtcacattcattgttaaggctcacTGAGCTtaacagcgaagaacttcacacgaggctaagtgttggtctcggcagacagacagcaatccacctatacgcATCCATGATTAAAGTGTGGCGCCATTGACACAAAATGCACAACATGCCTGCATCAATAAAGTatcaaaaacagaagaaaacaaatgcacagataATTTAATTGCTTAAAACTTATCTAGTAATAACTGTAGGTAATCTTGGCTGCATGTGTTATATGTACATACGCACATATATTTTTGTACGGTGTGTTATCACTAATTCTTACACTACATTTGTTACACTTGTTAGTGGCCTTAAAAGATAACATAATCCCCCATATATGCTTAGCCAGCTATAACAAAATATGACCATTCTTATTTTGAGCCCAAAAGTGTTTTTCTGTTGTACTTCAACAAGTCTCAATCCCTTGCACTATTTTAACTAACCTGATACATGGTATGATTGTAGAGAGCTCAAATTCATCTATTTTATTACAACCACATGAACAAAAGTAACAGATTTAATTAGATCTGTAAATTCTTGCTGTGTCCATCTTTAATAACACAATGTGAGAAAGCTTAAACACCAATTTCAGTACTGCTGCAGACAGCAAAGTGTTAGCTTTTGTATGTACCAAGCTTTCCTCCCAACCTGGCTTTACCTCTACCCACATGACAAGTAATCGTACAGGTCAAGGGACTTAACTTCCCTGTCCCAGCTGAATGGCTTGTTTGTGCATTGTCTTTCTACTTCTTTATCACAAAGACTGATTCTTTTGGAAAGGACTGAAGATGGTTCACattcttgaaacattttcttggacGGACATCATCACAAACTTTTGTGTTTGAAGTGGCACAATCTTCCCAATGTTGTGAGTCTACAAGAAATCACCACCTCAGAAACCGAAATATCCTATCTGGTGGTAGTGTCAACTGCTACATCATATGACCAGATACAGAGAAATCTCCTGTCCCATTCATCTTCAGAGCATTGTCAATTTGGTTATTTGCTGCTAGTGCTTGGAAatgctgaaacaaaatttaacactgaCTTAATGATCTTGGTAACTATGCATAATGTATgtaaataagaataagaattttgAGTAAATATGCTGAAAACAAAGAGTATCCTCCCTGTTACATCCAAATTATAATGTGAAAATGGCAATGTGGTCTGAGGAGAAATGTTTACTATCACTGTGGGAGAATTACACAAGTAAATTAACCAagccctccctctctcacctcACCCACATCTTTTCTCGTCTCTCTGCATCCTCGAGTAATATGACTAAGGTAACTGTAGTAGATAACTATTGTTTCATCAATGTTTTCTCTGTATGGATGATGTCACATTGCAAAGAATTTGCAATTGGGCTTGCTGCATGTGAGGAGAACAGTGTTACAAAGCTACATTGCAAGCCAAATCTTGCATGCACAAACCTTTCAAATATTGCAACGTGAGAATGtaaagtatacatatataagtaGCTACGTTTGATCATCATGTCTTGTAACATACCTGAGAGTTCTTGAACTCTGAATAAAGTGTGAATAAAACGTGGAGTGCCTGGATTTTTTCATTGTGATGAGATAAGCCCTTGTATATTGGAATGTCCAATATGGCTGCAAGGTAAAgcaaaaacagatgaaagaataTAGCAATGCACTTTTATACAAAACTGTCACCTTCAAgaacacaagtacacacaaacagatccacacaaacacacatacagttaGACCATAGTAGAATGCATATGAGTTTTTATTTgacatatttatacatttttacatatatatatatagatacttACAGCAGATAATTTCTGTAAACTGTGCAAGATCACAGTCCAGTTCTGCAGTAGG
Encoded proteins:
- the LOC112568797 gene encoding LOW QUALITY PROTEIN: thioredoxin-like protein AAED1 (The sequence of the model RefSeq protein was modified relative to this genomic sequence to represent the inferred CDS: deleted 2 bases in 1 codon); this translates as MSGLLTQSTGLSYLSDVLSSTKTRLIFIGSSTPEQMAEYLQRNSGLFCGDLFTDPSVSLYKYFQLKKRCFPFAGAAFYWLQNLWLKGIVEGIRLAKETSHLAGDSWQQGGTLLLDKDKNVLYQHTEEHPADWPSMQEVLELVGIHNARVDYKKALDDWLKFREESRSKR